A window from bacterium encodes these proteins:
- the treZ gene encoding malto-oligosyltrehalose trehalohydrolase — MNIGTTYLGNRRARFTVWAPFAQEVTLHLVAPAERTLPLRRNKFGYWRTVAHDIAPDTSYFYRLDQTRERPDPASHSQPQGVHGPSQVIDHQAFAWGDQNWRGREWAQWIIYELHVGTCTPEGTFAAIIPRLDDLKEIGINAIELMPVAQFPGERNWGYDGVHPFAVQQSYGGPQALKSFVNACHQKEIAVILDVVYNHLGPEGNYLWDYGPYFTDRYQTPWGNAVNFDGPHSEAVRHFFIQNALHWLGNYHIDALRLDAIHAIHDMGARPFLRELAEKVAWFAGRTGREFHLIAESNLNDVKIIKPAELGGYGMAAQWCDDFHHALRTLLTGERRGYYADFGKVGHLVKALRQGFVYAGQYSRYHQRRQGNSSQDRPAQQFVVFAQNHDQVGNRMGGERLSQLVPFEALKLAAGVVLLSPYIPLLFMGEEYGETAPFLYFVSHGDADLIAAVRAGRLEEFKAFNWQGEPPDPQSVATFRRSKLQWHQRREGRHGVLLNFYRALIRLRQTNPVLARLDKDSLEVDGRETDQLVVMRRWHGARAVLQLYNLNRADVTLAAPGAGRWEVIFDSSEEQWHGPGSLLPPRLHANQEITLRGHGLVICSRE; from the coding sequence ATGAACATCGGAACCACCTATCTCGGGAACCGGCGCGCCAGATTCACGGTGTGGGCGCCCTTTGCACAAGAGGTGACGCTGCATTTGGTCGCGCCGGCTGAGCGTACGCTGCCGCTCCGCAGAAACAAATTCGGCTACTGGCGAACCGTCGCCCACGATATCGCGCCGGATACTTCCTATTTCTATCGCCTCGATCAAACCCGCGAGCGGCCGGATCCGGCCTCGCACTCTCAACCGCAAGGCGTGCACGGCCCCTCGCAAGTCATCGACCATCAGGCCTTCGCATGGGGAGATCAGAATTGGCGCGGACGGGAGTGGGCGCAGTGGATCATCTACGAACTGCACGTGGGCACCTGCACGCCGGAGGGAACTTTTGCGGCGATCATTCCCCGGCTGGACGACCTGAAGGAGATTGGCATCAATGCCATCGAGTTGATGCCGGTGGCGCAGTTCCCCGGCGAACGCAATTGGGGCTACGACGGCGTGCATCCTTTTGCCGTGCAGCAGTCCTATGGCGGGCCGCAAGCGCTCAAGAGCTTCGTCAATGCCTGTCACCAAAAGGAAATCGCCGTCATTCTTGACGTCGTCTACAACCATTTGGGACCGGAGGGAAACTATCTGTGGGACTACGGCCCCTATTTCACCGATCGCTACCAAACCCCGTGGGGCAACGCCGTGAACTTCGACGGCCCACACAGCGAGGCCGTGCGCCATTTTTTCATCCAAAATGCCCTGCACTGGCTGGGGAATTATCACATTGATGCCTTGCGCCTGGACGCCATTCATGCCATTCACGACATGGGTGCCAGGCCCTTCCTGCGCGAGCTGGCCGAAAAGGTCGCCTGGTTTGCCGGCAGAACCGGCAGGGAATTTCATTTGATCGCGGAAAGCAATCTAAACGATGTCAAGATCATCAAGCCGGCGGAGCTGGGCGGTTACGGCATGGCGGCGCAATGGTGCGATGATTTCCATCATGCGCTGCGCACGCTGCTGACCGGCGAGCGACGGGGCTACTATGCCGACTTTGGCAAAGTCGGGCATCTGGTCAAAGCGCTGCGCCAGGGTTTTGTCTATGCGGGCCAGTATTCCCGCTACCATCAACGCCGGCAGGGCAACTCTTCCCAAGACCGGCCGGCGCAACAATTCGTCGTCTTTGCGCAGAATCACGACCAAGTCGGCAATCGCATGGGGGGCGAGCGCTTGTCGCAATTGGTGCCGTTCGAGGCGCTCAAACTCGCGGCGGGCGTTGTCTTGCTCTCGCCTTACATTCCGCTGCTCTTCATGGGCGAGGAGTACGGTGAAACCGCGCCATTTCTCTATTTCGTCAGTCACGGCGATGCGGATTTGATTGCGGCAGTGAGAGCCGGCCGCCTGGAGGAGTTCAAGGCTTTCAATTGGCAGGGCGAGCCGCCGGACCCGCAAAGCGTCGCGACTTTTCGGCGTTCGAAATTGCAGTGGCACCAGCGGCGGGAGGGCAGACACGGGGTGTTGTTGAACTTTTATCGAGCATTGATCAGATTGCGCCAGACCAACCCGGTGCTCGCCCGACTTGACAAAGACTCGCTGGAGGTGGATGGCCGCGAGACCGACCAGCTTGTGGTGATGCGGCGCTGGCACGGCGCGAGAGCCGTCTTGCAGCTCTACAACCTCAACCGTGCCGACGTCACGCTGGCTGCCCCCGGCGCGGGCAGGTGGGAAGTCATCTTTGACTCCAGCGAGGAGCAATGGCATGGTCCGGGTTCGCTGCTGCCACCGCGCCTCCACGCAAACCAGGAGATTACTCTGCGCGGCCATGGCTTGGTGATATGTTCACGAGAATAA
- the treS gene encoding maltose alpha-D-glucosyltransferase — protein sequence MARNDLQLPDEPLWFKDAVIYELHIKSFCDSDDDGVGDLKGLLQKLDYLQRLGVTALWLLPFYPSPLRDDGYDIADYYAVHPQYGTLSDFKLVLREAHRRGLRVITELVLNHTSDQHRWFQKSRAAKPGSIWRNFYVWSDTPDKYRDARIIFRDFETSNWTWDPVAKAYFWHRFYSHQPDLNFENPHVVRAMLRVVDYWFDMGVDGMRLDAVPYLFEREGTNCENLPETYDFLQTLRAHVDQRFKDRMLLAEANQWPEDAVAYFGRGNRCHMAFHFPLMPRLFMGARMEDRFPIVDIFEQTPAIPANCQWALFLRNHDELTLEMVSDEERDYMYQVYAKDPQARINLGIRRRLAPLLGNNRRKIELMNILLFSLPGTPVLYYGDEIGMGDNHYLGDRNGVRTPMQWNADRNSGFSRANPQKLYLPVIIDPEYLFEAVNVENQERNQSSLLWWMRRVLALRRRFKAFGRGSIEFLPSDNPRVLAFIRSYEEEIILVVVNLSRFSQAVELELASYDGYVPIEVMSGNKFPAIKSTPYVLTLGFYDYYWFALKKAVTPAGLQPRRDIPVLAANGDWHAALQGKAKERLVQEILPAYFAGCHWFSSQARSLQQVCLLDSIPLESSGAMHVAILELHYEEGASELYLLPLSFLRGLALEKIQESPQAIIAHLQTDLPGALCDATYDESFRRHLLTAVAKRLRARGQHGELSAHAGLLLKNRKEKEAGVEKSQLVKVEQNCSSIIYGSEYFLKLYRRLQEGPHPDLEIGRFLSEQAAFTHTPAFLGALEYRRNGAEPILIGVLQKFVPHAGEAWSYTLGSTGRYLERVLAKQVEVPEAPSVPAALLQIAQQEPPPLVQELIGGVYLETARLIGKRTAELHLALAGSAHPAFAPEPFTQLYQRALYHAMRTAARRALERLRRNLRELNEGVRSEAEKVLKSEKEIVNRFSRIFSRRISAMKIRIHGNYQLGRLLFTGNDFIITDFAGDPGQALSERRLKRSPLRDVAGMIRSFHYPAYVTLFRDKTISPRDVQSLKPWADLWYQYVSGTFLQSYLETAGGAAFLPARPEELELLLHAYLLGKALQEMSDELARRPDWVIIPLHGILHLLASETRTD from the coding sequence ATGGCCAGAAACGACTTGCAATTGCCGGACGAGCCCCTGTGGTTCAAGGATGCCGTCATCTATGAACTGCACATCAAGAGCTTTTGCGACAGTGATGATGACGGCGTGGGTGATCTGAAGGGACTTTTGCAGAAGCTCGACTACCTGCAGCGCCTGGGCGTGACCGCGCTCTGGCTGCTGCCCTTCTATCCCTCGCCGCTGCGTGATGACGGCTATGACATCGCCGACTACTACGCCGTGCATCCGCAATACGGCACGCTGAGCGATTTCAAGCTGGTGCTGCGCGAGGCGCATCGCCGCGGCCTGCGCGTCATCACCGAGCTGGTGCTCAATCACACCTCCGACCAGCACCGCTGGTTTCAGAAATCGCGCGCCGCCAAACCCGGCTCGATCTGGCGCAATTTCTACGTGTGGAGCGACACGCCCGACAAGTATCGCGACGCCCGCATCATCTTTCGCGATTTTGAAACCTCGAACTGGACCTGGGATCCGGTCGCCAAAGCCTATTTTTGGCATCGCTTCTATTCCCACCAACCGGACTTGAATTTCGAAAATCCGCACGTGGTGCGGGCCATGTTGCGGGTGGTGGATTACTGGTTCGACATGGGAGTGGACGGCATGCGCCTGGATGCCGTGCCCTATCTGTTCGAACGCGAAGGCACCAACTGCGAGAATCTGCCGGAGACCTATGACTTCCTCCAAACCCTGCGCGCCCACGTCGATCAGAGATTCAAAGATCGCATGCTGCTGGCGGAAGCCAATCAATGGCCGGAAGACGCGGTCGCCTACTTCGGCCGCGGCAACCGCTGCCACATGGCGTTTCATTTTCCGCTGATGCCGCGCTTGTTCATGGGCGCGCGCATGGAAGACCGCTTCCCCATCGTCGATATTTTCGAGCAAACGCCCGCCATTCCCGCAAACTGCCAGTGGGCGCTCTTCCTGCGCAATCACGATGAGCTGACGCTGGAAATGGTGAGCGATGAAGAACGCGATTACATGTATCAGGTCTATGCCAAGGACCCGCAGGCGCGCATCAACCTGGGCATTCGCCGCCGTCTGGCGCCCCTGCTCGGCAACAATCGCCGCAAGATCGAGCTGATGAACATCCTGCTCTTCTCGCTGCCGGGCACGCCCGTGCTCTACTATGGCGATGAAATCGGTATGGGTGATAATCATTATCTCGGCGACCGCAACGGCGTGCGCACGCCCATGCAGTGGAACGCCGACCGCAACAGCGGCTTCTCGCGCGCCAACCCGCAGAAACTCTATTTGCCCGTGATCATCGATCCCGAATATCTCTTCGAAGCGGTCAACGTCGAGAACCAGGAACGCAATCAATCCTCGTTGCTGTGGTGGATGCGGCGGGTGCTGGCACTGCGTCGGCGGTTCAAGGCTTTCGGCCGCGGCAGCATCGAATTTCTCCCCAGCGACAATCCTCGCGTCCTGGCATTCATTCGCAGCTATGAGGAAGAAATCATTCTCGTGGTGGTGAATCTTTCCCGCTTCTCCCAGGCCGTTGAGCTGGAGCTGGCCTCCTATGACGGCTATGTGCCCATCGAGGTGATGAGCGGCAACAAGTTTCCGGCGATCAAGTCAACGCCGTATGTCTTGACGCTGGGATTCTACGACTACTACTGGTTTGCCCTGAAGAAGGCCGTCACGCCTGCGGGTCTCCAACCGCGGCGCGATATTCCGGTGCTGGCGGCGAACGGCGACTGGCACGCCGCGCTGCAGGGCAAGGCCAAAGAACGGCTGGTGCAGGAGATTCTGCCTGCGTATTTCGCCGGCTGCCACTGGTTCAGCAGTCAAGCGCGCAGTCTGCAGCAAGTATGCCTGCTGGACAGCATCCCGCTGGAAAGCAGCGGCGCGATGCACGTGGCGATTCTCGAACTCCACTACGAAGAAGGCGCCAGTGAATTGTATCTGCTGCCCTTGTCGTTTCTTCGCGGGCTCGCGCTGGAAAAGATCCAGGAATCACCTCAGGCAATCATCGCCCATCTGCAAACCGATCTGCCGGGTGCTCTGTGCGATGCCACCTACGATGAGTCGTTTCGCCGGCACCTGCTGACCGCGGTTGCGAAGCGCCTGCGCGCGCGGGGACAGCACGGGGAGTTGTCGGCTCATGCCGGCCTGCTGCTCAAGAATCGCAAAGAAAAAGAGGCCGGGGTGGAAAAATCTCAGCTCGTCAAGGTGGAGCAAAACTGCAGTTCGATCATCTACGGCAGCGAGTACTTTTTGAAGCTCTATCGCCGCCTGCAGGAAGGGCCGCATCCGGATCTCGAAATCGGCCGGTTCCTTTCGGAACAGGCGGCGTTCACTCACACGCCGGCTTTCTTGGGTGCGCTGGAATATCGCCGAAACGGCGCCGAGCCGATCTTGATCGGCGTGTTGCAGAAATTCGTACCTCATGCCGGCGAGGCCTGGTCCTACACCCTGGGCTCGACCGGCCGCTACCTGGAACGCGTGCTTGCCAAACAGGTGGAAGTACCGGAGGCACCGTCGGTGCCGGCTGCACTGCTGCAAATCGCCCAACAAGAGCCGCCACCGCTCGTGCAGGAACTGATCGGTGGCGTCTATCTGGAAACGGCACGTCTGATCGGCAAGCGCACCGCCGAGCTGCATTTGGCGCTTGCCGGCAGTGCGCATCCGGCTTTTGCGCCGGAGCCGTTCACCCAATTGTACCAGCGCGCGCTGTACCATGCCATGCGCACCGCGGCCCGCCGCGCCCTGGAGCGTCTGCGCCGCAACCTGCGCGAGTTGAACGAGGGCGTGCGCAGTGAGGCGGAGAAGGTTTTAAAATCGGAGAAGGAGATCGTTAACCGTTTCAGCCGGATTTTCAGCCGAAGAATTTCCGCGATGAAAATCCGCATACACGGCAACTACCAACTCGGCAGATTGCTCTTCACCGGCAATGATTTCATCATTACCGATTTTGCGGGCGACCCGGGGCAGGCGCTGAGCGAACGCCGGTTGAAGCGATCGCCGCTGCGCGACGTGGCGGGCATGATTCGCTCATTTCACTATCCCGCCTACGTCACCTTGTTTCGCGACAAGACCATCTCCCCGCGGGATGTGCAAAGCCTCAAGCCCTGGGCGGACCTCTGGTATCAATATGTGTCCGGCACCTTCCTGCAATCCTATCTCGAAACCGCCGGCGGCGCGGCGTTTCTGCCGGCCCGTCCCGAGGAGTTGGAGCTGCTGCTGCATGCCTATCTTTTGGGAAAAGCCCTGCAGGAAATGAGCGACGAGCTTGCCCGGCGGCCGGATTGGGTGATCATTCCGCTGCACGGCATTCTGCACTTGCTGGCGAGTGAAACCAGGACAGACTGA
- a CDS encoding trehalose-6-phosphate synthase: protein MWTKEALYELIQNRLRGYQFIIVANREPYIHRYAGDQIECVQPASGMAAALDPLMRACGGVWVGHGSGDADRQTVDGSDHVAVPPDEPQYTLRRVWLTKEQERGYYYGLANEGLWPLCHIVFSRPVFHPADWQTYREVNRLFAEAVLQEVDNRPTFVFIQDYHFTLLPRMLKERNPSLIVAQFWHIPWPNPETFRAFPWKEELLDGMLGNDLLGFHLRYHCLNFLDTVDRSLETKVDRERFEITRGGKTTAVRPFPIGIDFDRQEGKAKSAAVTREMEHWRHQLGLRHEKVGIGIDRIDYTKGIPERLRALDWLLEKHPEYRERLVFVQIGVPSRVHIHQYKLLDDEIDRLVEEINWKWRSGPWRPILFHKQHCSPVQMMALHRLADFCVVSSLHDGMNLVAKEFLGSRFDEGGALILSQFTGAARELVDALQVNPFATAEIAAAIHHALTMPEEERRKRMQKLRAAVADNNIYRWAGKVISNLLKFEFPEVD from the coding sequence ATGTGGACGAAAGAAGCCTTGTATGAACTGATTCAAAACCGGTTGCGTGGCTATCAATTCATCATTGTTGCCAATCGCGAGCCTTACATTCACCGCTATGCCGGAGACCAGATCGAGTGCGTCCAACCCGCGAGCGGCATGGCGGCGGCGCTCGATCCGCTGATGCGCGCCTGCGGTGGCGTGTGGGTCGGGCACGGCAGCGGTGATGCCGATCGCCAAACCGTCGACGGTAGTGATCATGTAGCAGTGCCGCCCGACGAGCCGCAATACACGCTGCGCCGCGTCTGGCTCACCAAAGAGCAGGAACGCGGCTACTATTACGGTCTTGCCAACGAGGGCCTCTGGCCACTGTGCCACATCGTTTTTTCACGGCCGGTTTTTCATCCGGCGGACTGGCAGACCTATCGCGAAGTGAACCGCTTGTTCGCCGAGGCCGTGCTGCAGGAAGTCGACAATCGGCCGACGTTCGTTTTTATTCAAGACTATCACTTTACCCTGCTGCCGCGCATGTTGAAGGAGCGCAATCCCAGCCTGATCGTGGCGCAATTCTGGCACATTCCGTGGCCCAACCCGGAGACTTTCCGCGCCTTCCCCTGGAAGGAAGAATTGCTCGACGGCATGCTGGGCAATGATCTGCTCGGTTTTCATCTGCGCTATCATTGTCTGAATTTTCTCGATACGGTGGATCGCAGCCTGGAGACCAAAGTCGACCGGGAGCGCTTCGAGATTACCCGCGGCGGCAAAACCACGGCCGTGCGGCCGTTTCCCATCGGCATCGATTTCGACCGGCAGGAAGGAAAGGCGAAAAGCGCCGCGGTCACCCGTGAGATGGAGCACTGGCGCCACCAATTGGGCCTGCGCCACGAGAAAGTCGGCATCGGCATCGATCGCATCGATTACACCAAGGGCATTCCCGAGCGTTTGCGTGCGCTGGACTGGCTGCTGGAGAAGCATCCCGAGTATCGTGAGCGCCTGGTGTTCGTGCAAATCGGCGTACCCAGTCGCGTCCATATTCATCAATACAAGCTGCTCGATGACGAGATCGACCGCCTGGTCGAGGAGATCAACTGGAAATGGCGCAGCGGACCCTGGCGGCCCATCCTCTTCCACAAACAGCACTGCTCGCCGGTGCAGATGATGGCGCTGCACCGCCTGGCGGATTTTTGCGTGGTCAGCTCGCTGCACGACGGCATGAACCTGGTGGCCAAGGAATTCCTCGGCAGCCGTTTCGATGAGGGCGGCGCCTTGATTCTGAGCCAGTTCACCGGCGCCGCGCGCGAGTTGGTGGACGCGCTGCAGGTGAATCCCTTTGCCACCGCAGAAATCGCGGCGGCCATCCATCACGCGCTCACCATGCCGGAAGAAGAGCGCCGCAAGCGCATGCAGAAACTGCGCGCCGCCGTCGCCGACAACAATATCTACCGCTGGGCCGGCAAAGTGATCTCCAATCTCCTGAAGTTCGAGTTTCCCGAGGTGGACTGA
- a CDS encoding class I SAM-dependent methyltransferase, with amino-acid sequence MQNIQHHFLRIAPRYRDLRVTDLAPIAYIAERLQTMPEIVAADVGCGAGRYDLKLFEHLGARLQLYCLDGSPTMLRELRLYLQQYGLHDFAAIHAYAHDLPLPAASLHCLFTFNAIHHFKLGLFLSEAQRVLRDQGSLFIYTRLRSQNRRNIWGKHFPGFSQKETRLYELGELRRLINQQPHLQLQSVEFFKFERVCDLPELRRRARQRHYSTFCLYEKNEFALAVREFERRLRRHCRDLTNIRWFDENVLLVLRRAPRSQ; translated from the coding sequence ATGCAAAACATTCAACATCATTTTTTGAGGATCGCGCCGCGTTATCGCGATCTGCGCGTGACCGATCTGGCGCCCATCGCTTACATCGCCGAAAGGCTGCAGACGATGCCCGAAATCGTGGCCGCCGATGTTGGCTGCGGCGCCGGCCGGTATGATTTGAAGCTGTTCGAGCACCTCGGCGCGCGGCTGCAGCTCTATTGCCTCGATGGCAGCCCGACGATGTTGCGGGAGTTGCGCCTTTATCTTCAGCAGTACGGCCTGCACGACTTTGCCGCCATTCATGCCTATGCGCATGACCTGCCGCTGCCGGCCGCCTCGTTGCATTGCCTGTTCACGTTCAATGCCATTCATCATTTCAAACTCGGCCTGTTCCTGAGTGAGGCCCAGCGGGTGCTGCGAGACCAGGGCTCTCTCTTCATTTACACGCGGCTGCGCAGCCAAAACCGCCGCAACATTTGGGGCAAACACTTCCCCGGCTTCAGTCAAAAAGAGACACGCTTGTATGAGCTGGGCGAATTGCGGCGCCTCATCAATCAGCAACCTCACCTGCAGTTGCAATCAGTGGAATTTTTCAAATTCGAACGCGTGTGCGATCTGCCGGAACTGCGCCGGCGCGCCCGCCAGCGCCACTATTCCACCTTCTGCTTGTATGAGAAGAACGAGTTTGCCCTGGCAGTGCGGGAATTCGAGCGCCGCTTGCGGCGGCACTGTCGCGACTTGACCAACATCCGCTGGTTCGACGAAAACGTGCTATTGGTGCTGCGACGGGCACCCCGATCGCAGTGA
- a CDS encoding PP2C family protein-serine/threonine phosphatase — translation MNRPSPSRLVTLGLLALAGLVLAIHFMPRINPFFAADVRLNKSQARAVADSCLQQHNFSVAGFFSDGLFVYDGSALEYLMSRFGVQPIMEQARAGQLPTAFWQFDFYRNVPKDQQQETYRVRVSASGELLSFLHVVPDSVAADTLSSETAAQLARQAVQGWPGIQPEQFKLEQSARTQKLRRTDHHLVFARRAAALGEAAEVVEVHFAGAELSGMVRYLRDPQNFVTASGVVSSANILLNTVSVIVYLLLLFGSLIAFLRKYHEGEIGVRTGLWLAGILFFVLILQAINSWDRAGVGVGFGQISHLYTKFIQLGVSTAFGYNLVALMVLASWTVGEQAIRAEASRLLAGVDSVFNHKWFTKNIGRELPAGFAYGLVLIGLVQGLTFLMIEHLGVLPRLSGGGPSLHDQTLPVFGILANMLMAALFGELVFRLFLISALRRLLKSTAGAIVIAAVLDGLFQVFFNETYNLRPSYYMLVPSIATGLLQGFIFWRHGLLAAMTSAAVLAAANMIGPLLGSEAPFFVGNALAGIGVLTGLLGVGLAGAVRGREFEFTPEAEPAHIRRIKERVRLQKELEIAHRVQLGLLPKHQPRVQGFDIAGLCVPALEVGGDYFDFVELQDGNLGIAVGDVSGKGIPAAIYMTLTKGILQSHAGEESSPKQVLSKVNNLMYRTIERNWYVSMFYAVLDSRRKLLRFARAGHNPGIVFRSGESQASLLQTAGIGLGLDPGEVFTRTLVEGELQMTQGDTLVLYTDGFTEAMNSRHEEFGEARFLQLLQRHQHSSAAALVHEILGEVRDFAGDHPQHDDMTLVVLKAN, via the coding sequence ATGAACCGCCCGTCGCCCTCGCGTCTCGTCACTCTTGGCTTGCTGGCCCTCGCCGGGCTGGTGCTCGCCATTCATTTCATGCCCAGAATCAATCCCTTCTTTGCCGCGGATGTGCGCCTCAACAAAAGCCAGGCGCGAGCTGTGGCAGATTCGTGCTTGCAGCAACACAACTTTTCGGTCGCCGGCTTCTTTTCTGACGGCCTCTTCGTGTATGACGGTTCGGCGCTGGAGTATCTCATGAGCCGCTTTGGCGTGCAGCCAATCATGGAACAGGCCCGCGCCGGCCAATTGCCCACCGCCTTCTGGCAATTCGATTTCTATCGCAACGTCCCCAAAGATCAGCAGCAGGAAACCTACCGCGTGCGCGTTTCCGCCTCCGGAGAGTTGTTGAGCTTCCTGCATGTCGTGCCGGATTCGGTTGCCGCCGACACGCTGAGCAGCGAGACCGCCGCGCAACTGGCACGCCAGGCGGTGCAGGGCTGGCCCGGTATTCAACCCGAGCAGTTCAAGCTCGAACAATCTGCGCGCACACAAAAATTGCGGCGCACCGATCACCACCTGGTGTTTGCCCGCCGCGCTGCCGCCCTGGGGGAGGCCGCGGAAGTCGTGGAGGTGCATTTCGCCGGCGCCGAGCTTTCCGGTATGGTGCGCTACCTGCGCGATCCGCAGAATTTCGTTACCGCCTCGGGCGTGGTCAGTTCGGCGAATATTCTGCTGAACACCGTCTCGGTGATCGTTTATCTGCTGCTGCTCTTTGGTTCCTTGATTGCCTTCCTGCGCAAATATCATGAAGGCGAAATCGGCGTGCGCACCGGCCTGTGGCTCGCCGGCATTTTGTTTTTTGTGCTGATTCTGCAGGCGATCAATAGTTGGGATCGCGCCGGCGTGGGCGTTGGGTTCGGGCAAATCAGCCACCTCTACACCAAATTCATTCAACTCGGGGTGTCCACCGCCTTCGGTTACAATTTGGTCGCCTTGATGGTGCTGGCAAGCTGGACCGTGGGCGAACAGGCAATACGCGCCGAGGCGTCGCGCTTGCTCGCCGGTGTTGACAGCGTCTTCAACCACAAATGGTTCACCAAGAATATCGGCCGGGAATTGCCGGCCGGTTTTGCCTATGGTTTGGTCCTCATTGGCCTGGTACAGGGATTGACCTTCTTGATGATTGAGCATCTCGGCGTGCTGCCGCGCTTGAGCGGCGGCGGGCCTTCCCTGCACGATCAGACTCTGCCAGTCTTCGGCATCCTCGCCAACATGTTGATGGCGGCGCTGTTCGGCGAATTGGTTTTTCGCCTATTCTTGATTTCAGCGCTGCGTCGCCTGCTGAAATCAACCGCCGGGGCCATCGTGATCGCCGCCGTGCTCGACGGCCTCTTCCAGGTCTTCTTCAATGAGACCTACAATCTCCGCCCCTCCTATTACATGTTGGTACCGAGCATCGCGACCGGCTTGCTGCAGGGCTTCATTTTCTGGCGCCATGGCTTGCTGGCGGCCATGACTTCCGCGGCAGTGCTGGCCGCCGCGAACATGATCGGCCCGCTCCTGGGCAGCGAGGCGCCGTTCTTTGTGGGCAATGCGCTGGCGGGCATCGGTGTGCTCACCGGCTTGCTGGGCGTGGGCCTCGCCGGCGCCGTGCGCGGCCGCGAATTTGAGTTCACGCCGGAAGCGGAACCGGCGCACATTCGCCGCATCAAAGAGCGCGTGCGGCTGCAGAAGGAACTGGAAATCGCGCATCGCGTGCAGCTCGGCCTGCTGCCCAAACACCAGCCGCGCGTGCAGGGTTTTGACATTGCCGGCCTGTGCGTGCCGGCGCTCGAAGTGGGCGGCGACTATTTTGATTTCGTCGAGTTGCAGGACGGCAACCTCGGCATTGCCGTCGGCGACGTTTCCGGCAAGGGCATTCCCGCCGCCATCTACATGACCCTCACCAAGGGCATCCTGCAATCGCATGCCGGTGAAGAAAGCTCGCCCAAGCAGGTGTTGAGCAAAGTCAACAACCTGATGTATCGTACGATTGAACGCAATTGGTACGTCAGCATGTTCTACGCCGTGCTCGACAGCCGGCGCAAGCTGCTGCGCTTCGCGCGCGCCGGCCACAATCCCGGCATCGTCTTCCGCAGCGGAGAAAGCCAGGCGAGCCTGCTGCAGACGGCCGGCATCGGCCTCGGCCTCGACCCCGGCGAAGTGTTCACGCGCACGCTGGTCGAAGGCGAACTGCAGATGACGCAGGGCGACACCCTGGTGCTTTACACCGACGGTTTCACCGAGGCCATGAACAGTCGCCATGAGGAATTCGGCGAAGCGCGTTTTCTGCAGTTATTGCAGCGGCATCAGCACAGCAGCGCGGCAGCGCTGGTGCACGAAATCCTCGGGGAAGTGAGAGATTTTGCTGGCGACCATCCCCAACACGATGATATGACGCTGGTGGTATTGAAAGCGAACTGA
- a CDS encoding metal ABC transporter substrate-binding protein, with protein sequence MNDALLYRSVLLLAALVASLATAAVPGAPEEKLRVVTTLSVLKDFAEEIGGERVEVQALADPHEDPHFVQPRPTLMKRAREADAFIEIGLQLELWTENLIAGSGNLKIQKGQPGLIIASTNVATLELPQTLSREWGDVHPYGNPHIWLDPLNVKQMVENIANGFKAIDPAGAPYYDSRLAAYTQRLDEALFGPELLREVGSGKLTRLARQGKLQEFLASRHLAAKLGGWLKQAQAVRGKKIVSYHKTWIYFSQRFGLTVAIEIEEKPGIEPSARHRDRVIEVMKAQGVNTILIENFYSRAAADYIAEQTGGRVVVVPIDVAAGTAAPNYFRLIDHLLASLQP encoded by the coding sequence ATGAATGATGCTTTGCTGTACCGGTCTGTGCTATTGCTGGCAGCGTTGGTTGCGTCGCTCGCCACCGCGGCCGTTCCCGGCGCGCCGGAGGAAAAGTTGCGCGTGGTGACGACCTTGTCGGTGTTGAAAGATTTTGCCGAAGAAATCGGCGGCGAGCGTGTAGAGGTGCAGGCGCTGGCAGATCCGCACGAAGACCCGCATTTTGTGCAGCCGCGGCCCACGCTGATGAAGCGCGCGCGCGAAGCGGATGCTTTCATCGAGATCGGCCTGCAGCTCGAGTTGTGGACGGAAAACCTGATCGCCGGCTCGGGTAATCTCAAAATTCAAAAAGGCCAGCCGGGTTTGATCATTGCCTCCACCAACGTTGCCACGCTGGAGCTGCCGCAGACCCTGTCACGCGAATGGGGTGATGTGCATCCCTATGGCAATCCTCACATCTGGCTTGACCCGCTCAACGTCAAACAGATGGTGGAGAATATCGCCAACGGCTTCAAGGCGATCGACCCGGCGGGCGCGCCCTATTATGACAGCCGGCTGGCCGCTTACACGCAGCGCCTCGATGAAGCGCTGTTTGGGCCCGAATTGCTGCGCGAAGTCGGCTCTGGCAAACTCACGCGGCTGGCGCGCCAGGGCAAACTGCAGGAGTTTCTGGCGTCGCGCCATCTCGCAGCCAAACTCGGCGGCTGGCTGAAACAGGCACAGGCAGTGCGCGGCAAAAAAATCGTTTCGTATCACAAGACCTGGATCTACTTCAGCCAGCGTTTCGGCTTGACGGTTGCCATCGAGATCGAGGAGAAGCCGGGCATCGAACCTTCGGCGCGCCATCGTGACCGCGTCATCGAGGTGATGAAAGCCCAGGGCGTCAACACCATCCTCATCGAGAATTTCTACTCGCGGGCCGCGGCCGACTACATCGCCGAGCAAACCGGAGGCCGCGTCGTGGTGGTCCCCATCGACGTTGCCGCCGGCACGGCAGCGCCGAACTACTTCCGCCTGATCGACCATTTGCTCGCGAGCCTGCAACCATGA